A window from Populus trichocarpa isolate Nisqually-1 chromosome 3, P.trichocarpa_v4.1, whole genome shotgun sequence encodes these proteins:
- the LOC18101261 gene encoding uncharacterized protein LOC18101261, whose protein sequence is MTKGLWDKPSAVWHRCLVGFFPGFKLPYSAMNSIAHRIWNRFGLEDVTSLANGFIMFRFKTEDDLQKVIENGPWMFGGKAIILQKWHSGFVFDMNKITKLPVWIRIYDLPFPLWTKKGLSEVASMVGQPLSCDELTLRCKRLDYARLCVEVDASLPFVHKFELEFSTTIREVHVNYEWKPKRCEWCHVFGHSCQPSADKQVNSDASPSHQDKGNASPATDTGDKQVNSDVSPSHQGKGNAITSPATNTDEMSSEDSDSSAETDTDSSDETDTDESASDSSAESQLKPSDLGDVKSITPPLSTNDHVRTSPLELPVCTTSKKMSLPSSSETSSSSRVPTIYLPKMTPSRALPPESLSAAQSVGCDDTGFTLVTRRKKKKDIPEMKTRAATHRVAPSFLPSS, encoded by the coding sequence ATGACTAAGGGATTATGGGATAAACCTTCTGCGGTGTGGCATCGTTGCCTAGTAggtttttttcctggttttaaGCTTCCTTATTCTGCTATGAATTCAATTGCTCACAGGATATGGAACAGGTTCGGCCTTGAGGATGTGACATCCTTAGCCAATGGGTTTATAATGTTTCGTTTCAAAACAGAAGATGACCTACAAAAGGTCATTGAAAATGGTCCTTGGATGTTTGGCGGGAAAGCCATTATTCTTCAAAAATGGCATTCTGGGTTTGTCTTCGACATGAACAAGATCACCAAACTTCCAGTATGGATTCGGATATATGATCTACCTTTTCCTTTATGGACAAAGAAGGGTTTAAGTGAGGTAGCCAGTATGGTAGGCCAACCACTCTCTTGTGATGAGTTGACACTTAGATGTAAGCGCTTAGACTACGCGCGGTTGTGTGTGGAGGTAGATGCATCTCTACCATTTGTCCACAAATTTGAACTTGAGTTTTCCACTACTATCAGAGAAGTTCATGTGAACTATGAATGGAAGCCGAAGAGATGTGAATGGTGCCACGTTTTTGGTCACTCATGTCAGCCTTCAGCTGATAAGCAGGTTAACAGTGATGCCTCTCCTAGTCATCAGGATAAAGGTAATGCCTCACCTGCCACAGACACAGGTGATAAACAGGTTAACAGTGATGTTTCTCCTAGTCATCAGGGTAAAGGTAATGCCATTACCTCCCCCGCCACAAACACAGATGAGATGTCCTCTGAAGACTCAGATTCCTCAGCTGAGACAGATACAGATTCCTCAGACGAGACAGACACAGATGAGTCAGCCTCTGATTCCTCAGCTGAGAGTCAGCTGAAGCCATCTGATCTTGGTGATGTTAAATCGATAACTCCTCCACTGTCCACAAACGACCATGTTAGGACATCACCACTAGAATTGCCTGTGTGCACTACTAGTAAGAAAATGTCTTTGCCATCATCTTCTGAAACCAGTTCTTCATCTAGGGTACCTACCATATATTTACCTAAGATGACACCATCTCGAGCACTTCCTCCAGAATCTCTATCTGCTGCACAATCTGTTGGATGTGATGACACTGGATTTACACTTGTTActagaaggaaaaagaagaaggatatcCCCGAGATGAAAACTCGGGCAGCGACTCATCGTGTGGCACCATCTTTTTTACCTTCCAGTTGA